CGCTGGTGGAGCGGGTAATGGTTTAGGTGCGAACGGCCAAGGTGCTGGTGGTGCTGGCAATGGATTAGGTGCCAATGGTCAAGGCGCTGGTGGTGCGGGTAATGGTTTAGGCGCGAACGGCCAAGGCGCTGGTGGCGCTGGCAATGGTTTAGGCGCAAACGGACAAGGTGCCGGTGGTGCGGGTAATGCTTTAGGTGCCAATGGTCAAGGTGCTGGTGGTGCGGGCAATGGATTAGGTGCGAATGGTCAAGGTGCCGGTGGCGCGGGTAACGGTTTAGGGGCAAATGGTCAAGGCGCTGGTGGAGCGGGTAATGGTTTAGGTGCGAATGGCCAAGGCGCTGGTGGAGCGGGTAATGGTTTAGGTGCCAATGGTCAAGGCGCTGGTGGTGCGGGTAACGGTTTAGGTGCGAACGGTCAAGGTGCTGGTGGTGCTGGCAATGGTTTAGGCGCGAATGGTCAAGGAAATAATAATTTAGGTAATTTTGGCAATGGTTCCAATTTAAATAATGCTAATTTCGATAATCCAGGTGATTCTAATGATGCTGATAGCGCTAGTAATTTTCGGATTAATTTAGCCAAATTACACGAACGGCAAATGCGCCAATTAAGCCAAGAGCAATTGCAACGCCAAGAAGAAGCTATGCAAGCGGCGATGTCCTCGCAAGCGGGAAAACTTTTTTCAGCGTGGCTTCCGCCACCCACTCAAGAATATGTCGAAACAGCACCAGAACAAACTCAAGCGCAAAAATCTGAACTGGCAACGGCCTTGGGCGAAGGTTCAGGACAGCTTAGTGGAGGAGGTGCCGGTGGCGCCACCTTAGGCGCTGGAATACCTAAAACCCCACCACCATTTATACGCGCGGGCTCTGTGTTCTTTGCTACTATGATTACGTCAGTGGATAGCGATTTTTCAGGTCCGGTGATGGCGCGAGTCGTTTCCGGTCCTTATGCCGGTGCTAAATTAATTGGCTCGTTCCAACCGGTCACGACGCAGTTGGATGATAAATTAACCTTAACGTTTAATACCATGGTAGTAAAATCGTATCCTCATAGTATTTCAGTTAATGCGTTTGCCATCGATCCTAAAACAGCACGCACAGCGTTAGCGACTTCCGTTGATCATCATTATTTAATGCGCTATGGAACGCTGTTCGCTTCTGCGTTCTTGGAAGGTTATGCGAATGCTTTAACTTCTTCAGGATCGACCAGCACCATACAACCCAGCGGCACGCAAACCTTTACTTTTCCGCAATTAAATACTCGCCAGCAAATTGCCGTGGGTTTAGGAACAGTAGGGAATCGTTACAGTAGTATCTTGCAAAGTAATTTTACGATAAATCCGACTGTGTATATCGCATCGGGAACCAGTGTGGGAATATTATTTGTATCGGATGTCAGCCAACCAACATCCTGAACAGTTTAAAGAGGTAGCCGCAACAATGGCCAAAAATGATGAAGCGAAAATGGGAGATGAATATACCTATAGCGAGGAAACGGGAACCGACGCGTATCCAACACGACGTACGAATCCGTTAAGTTCGGTGGCTTCGAAAATCTCAAAACAACGTGTCATTGTGGCGGTGATTGGGATCGTGATTATTTTTTATGTCATTATGCGGATTTTTGCAGCGATTGAGCATCGGCATAAAGTGAGCAATGAAATTGTTCCAGCTTCCTCGCCCGCGAAAGAAACAAAAGCACAACCTACAAACCCAACTCTGGTGGCGCAACACACCGACATTACACATCATCCTTTATATCAATCCACAGTTAATCATCAACAGCAATTGCAAAATATGACAAGCGAAGTAGACAATATTAATAGCAAATTGTACAATATACAGGAATCAATTCGACGCATCGATGATCAAATGGCCAAATTGCAATATATCGTAATGCAACAAGCCAGAATGGCGGCCGAAAAACAAGCCATCGCACAGGCAAAAGTACAACAACGAGCGCATCATTTGTATCAAGTCTATGCGGTGATCCCAAATCGCGCTTGGCTTTATGGGCCGCAAGGCGCCACAATTACCGTACGCGTAGGAAGCTATTTACCCCAAGTGGGTATTGTCGTGGCAATTGATCCGGTTTCAGGGACAGTGTTTACTAATTCTGGTGCAAAGATAAGCTTTGCATTAACAGATCAATAAGCGAGAGTTTATCATGGCATTGATTTCCCCATCAGATTGGCCCACTTTGCAAGGTATGCTCAGTTCGATTGTCTCGAATATTCCTGATATCACGATCCTCATCAGCGCATTTTCGTATATTTCAGGATTATTTTTTTGTTTACGAGCCACTTACGCCTTAAAAGAATACGGTGAATTGCGCACCATGATGTCGTCGCAAACCAGTTTAATTAAACCCATCACCTTGTATGTGGTGGGCGCATTATTATTATATTTCCCAACGACGTATCACTACGCCATCGAAACTTTTTTTGGCCAAGCAAACCCCACTCCGTACGAATATCAATCCACGAATTACGCCTCCTGGGATGGAATTATTTCAGTAGTGATTCAAATTCTTGAAATAATTGGTATTATAGCGTTTATGAGAGGCCTTTTTATGTTATCGGCATTAGGTGGTCATCAATCACCTCATGGCACCATTGGAAAAGCGTTTACTCATATTGTTGGCGGAATTTTATCAATGAATATTGTGGGATTTTCGCATGCAATCGAAGGTACCTTGGGCATTACCATACATTGAAAATTTTTATGTTATATTAACGGGAGAGACACAGTGAAAATGAAATCCATATTAACCAAATTAGCGTATTCCATTTTAACCCCTATTATTTTGCTGCAAACCACCTTTGTCTATGCAGATGATAATAATTTAGGGGGCATTGCTAAAACTATCGTGTCAAATTTTGCCAATTTAGCCAGATTAATTACCGCAGGTTCTTATATTGCTGGAATGGGATTTGCTGTCGGTGCTATTTTAAAGTTCAAAGCGCATAAAGATAATCCAACCCAAATTCCTATTGGAACACCTATTGCATTAATTTTTATTGCAGCTGCTCTGATTTTCTTACCGTCGATCTTTAAAGTCGCTGGATACACATTATTCTCAACGGGTGGTACACCTGCTGGTGTATCAGGTACTATAAGCTTCACGAGCTAATATGCATCAACTATCATTGGCAGTTAATCCGATTAACTGGCGATTGCACACTGCGAGGAAGGCAGATCCTGCCTTCCAAGCATTTACTAAACGCGTATTAGAGCGAGATAATCACACGTGCCAATACTGCGGATTTCAAGCGCGGCAATATCAAGAAATTGTTAACATCGACATGGATTATAATCGCAATGTCATTGCGAATTTAGCTACCGCATGTTGTTTTTGCACGCAATGTTTTTTTTTGGATGCCGTAGGTAAATCCGATTACGGTGGGGGCACTTTAATTGTTTTACCCGAAATATCACAAAACGATTTAAATGCGTTTTGTCATGTTTTATTTTGTGCGATGACGAATGCCACTGCCTATCAATCTTCCGCACAAGCCATTTATCGGAGTTTTAAATTTCGCGCCCAAGCATTAGAAGAACAATTTGGCGCAGGAACTTCTCGCCCTGCTTTTTTTGGGCAATTACTCAATGAATCGATGCAAGCCGATGCTAAACTTAAAACGGCGGTATTAAAAAACGTTCGTTTATTACCTTCGCATGCAAAATTTCGTAAACAAATTGAAACCTGGGCGCAAGCCGCGTTAGATGAAATACCGGATAATGCTTAATTTGGTGGGGGAATTATGCCAAGTTTTATGGATCCCATATTGGATGGTGTCGACAGTATTTTAGAATGGTTAACGTCCTCTCTAAAACAAACGACGGAAGCCTATTGTGATTTGCAAACCGCCGATTCAAGCGAAGTCTTAGTGGCTCACGATGGTTCGTTGGTGAGTATGATCAGAGTTCACGGCGTTACGGCATTAGTCGGCAGCGAAGAATTTGATCATATTGTTGAAGGTGTTTCAGAATCCTTACAATCAAATATGTCGCGTAGCGGTCATACGCTCCAAGTATTTTTTAATTATGAATTAGATTCGGTAAAAGCTACCTTAACCGAAATATTAAATCCAGCGAAAGAAACAGCCGACGTATTAAATTTAAATTTAGCCGATTTATTTGAAGAACGCATTAACCACTTAGCTAAATTCTGCGCTGACGAAACGGTATTTTTAGTATTATGGACAAGACCGAGTATTTTAACTAAAGAACAATACGATCGCGCGGCAAAAGATAAAGCTAAATTAATTCGCGAAAAAAAATTTCCACCGTTTAAATATACTCAAAATTTATTAGCGACCATCCCTGATTTACGCAATTCACATGAATCTTTAGTGCGGGCATTGATCACAGATTTTAATTTATTAAATATTTATGTGAGTAAAGTGACTGCTCACGAAGCCCTTTATCATATGCGGATGAGTATCGATCCGGATTTTACCGATCGTGAATGGCGCCCCTTATTACCTGGCGATCCCATTCCTGCGATTAAAGTCGATA
The genomic region above belongs to Legionellales bacterium and contains:
- a CDS encoding DotG/IcmE/VirB10 family protein, whose translation is AGGAGNGLGANGQGAGGAGNGLGANGQGAGGAGNGLGANGQGAGGAGNGLGANGQGAGGAGNALGANGQGAGGAGNGLGANGQGAGGAGNGLGANGQGAGGAGNGLGANGQGAGGAGNGLGANGQGAGGAGNGLGANGQGAGGAGNGLGANGQGNNNLGNFGNGSNLNNANFDNPGDSNDADSASNFRINLAKLHERQMRQLSQEQLQRQEEAMQAAMSSQAGKLFSAWLPPPTQEYVETAPEQTQAQKSELATALGEGSGQLSGGGAGGATLGAGIPKTPPPFIRAGSVFFATMITSVDSDFSGPVMARVVSGPYAGAKLIGSFQPVTTQLDDKLTLTFNTMVVKSYPHSISVNAFAIDPKTARTALATSVDHHYLMRYGTLFASAFLEGYANALTSSGSTSTIQPSGTQTFTFPQLNTRQQIAVGLGTVGNRYSSILQSNFTINPTVYIASGTSVGILFVSDVSQPTS
- a CDS encoding type IV secretion protein IcmD yields the protein MKMKSILTKLAYSILTPIILLQTTFVYADDNNLGGIAKTIVSNFANLARLITAGSYIAGMGFAVGAILKFKAHKDNPTQIPIGTPIALIFIAAALIFLPSIFKVAGYTLFSTGGTPAGVSGTISFTS
- the icmJ gene encoding type IVB secretion system protein IcmJDotN, which produces MHQLSLAVNPINWRLHTARKADPAFQAFTKRVLERDNHTCQYCGFQARQYQEIVNIDMDYNRNVIANLATACCFCTQCFFLDAVGKSDYGGGTLIVLPEISQNDLNAFCHVLFCAMTNATAYQSSAQAIYRSFKFRAQALEEQFGAGTSRPAFFGQLLNESMQADAKLKTAVLKNVRLLPSHAKFRKQIETWAQAALDEIPDNA